In Paenibacillus sp. FSL R7-0345, a single window of DNA contains:
- the topA gene encoding type I DNA topoisomerase: MADTLVIVESPAKAKTIGKYLGSKYIVKASMGHIRDLPKSQIGVEVENDFSPKYITIRGKGSILKELKDARKKVKKVYLAADPDREGEAIAWHLAHALDLDNTEECRVVFNEITKQAVKDAFKTPRKINMDLVNAQQARRILDRLVGYKISPLLWKKVKKGLSAGRVQSVAVKIIMDRENEISAFVPTEYWSITAKLGIKGTDFEAKFHKLNGVKKELGKESDVQEVLEVIKNADFRVAEVKEKERQRHPSAPFTTSSLQQEAARKLGFRAAKTMSVAQQLYEGVELGKEGTVGLITYMRTDSTRISTTAQDEAKELILAKYGEKFIPETPRQYSKKAAGAQDAHEAIRPTSALREPELVKEFMSRDQFRLYKLVWERFVSSQMSSALLDTLSVDISAGTAVFRAVGSKVSFPGFMKVYVEGNDDGTTDEEKFLPPMKSGDELDKQGIEPKQHFTQPPPRYTEARLVKTMEELGIGRPSTYAPTLETIQKRGYVAIEEKKFMPTELGELIIEQMEQFFPEILDVEFTAHMEGDLDHVEEGAEDWVKVLAGFYESFEKRLEFAEEEMKEIEIEDEVSDELCEKCGKPMVYKLGRFGKFLACSGFPDCRNTKPIVKDIGVTCPKCNEGKVVERRSKKGRVFYGCDQYPGCDFVSWDRPSLKPCPACGSWMVEKRNKQGTKLQCTSCDHTEAVLDSEDLSE; encoded by the coding sequence ATGGCAGATACACTGGTCATTGTCGAATCGCCGGCCAAGGCGAAGACAATCGGCAAATATTTAGGCAGTAAATATATAGTAAAGGCATCTATGGGACATATCAGAGATTTGCCGAAGAGCCAGATTGGCGTCGAAGTGGAGAATGACTTCAGTCCCAAGTACATCACGATCCGCGGTAAGGGTTCCATTCTGAAGGAACTTAAAGACGCCAGAAAAAAAGTGAAAAAAGTTTATCTGGCGGCTGACCCGGACCGCGAAGGGGAAGCGATTGCCTGGCATCTGGCGCATGCGCTGGATCTGGATAATACCGAGGAATGCCGGGTTGTTTTTAACGAAATTACGAAGCAGGCGGTCAAGGATGCCTTCAAGACTCCGCGCAAAATCAATATGGACCTGGTAAATGCCCAGCAGGCCCGGCGTATATTGGACCGGCTTGTAGGCTACAAGATCAGCCCGTTGTTATGGAAGAAAGTCAAAAAAGGCCTGTCAGCTGGCCGGGTACAATCAGTAGCAGTAAAGATTATTATGGACCGGGAAAATGAGATTTCGGCATTTGTCCCGACTGAATACTGGAGTATCACTGCGAAGCTGGGCATTAAGGGCACTGACTTTGAAGCGAAGTTTCATAAGCTGAACGGCGTGAAGAAAGAGCTGGGCAAGGAAAGCGACGTTCAGGAAGTTCTGGAAGTTATTAAGAACGCTGACTTCAGAGTAGCTGAAGTAAAGGAAAAAGAAAGACAGCGTCATCCGTCCGCACCGTTTACTACAAGCTCACTGCAGCAGGAAGCTGCCCGTAAGCTTGGCTTCCGTGCAGCCAAGACGATGTCCGTGGCACAGCAGCTGTACGAAGGTGTAGAACTCGGCAAAGAGGGTACGGTCGGTCTGATTACGTATATGCGTACCGACTCCACGCGGATCTCCACTACGGCCCAGGATGAGGCTAAGGAACTGATTCTGGCCAAATATGGTGAAAAATTTATTCCTGAGACCCCGCGCCAGTATTCCAAAAAAGCGGCAGGAGCCCAGGATGCGCATGAAGCGATCCGTCCGACCTCGGCACTGCGCGAGCCTGAACTCGTTAAGGAATTCATGAGCCGCGATCAATTTCGCCTGTATAAGCTGGTCTGGGAACGGTTCGTATCCAGCCAGATGTCCTCGGCTCTTCTGGATACCCTTTCGGTGGATATTTCTGCAGGAACAGCGGTTTTCCGGGCGGTGGGCTCCAAAGTATCCTTCCCCGGATTTATGAAGGTCTATGTGGAAGGTAATGATGACGGAACAACGGATGAAGAGAAATTCCTGCCGCCGATGAAGTCGGGCGACGAGCTTGACAAGCAGGGGATTGAGCCTAAACAGCACTTTACCCAGCCGCCCCCGCGTTATACGGAAGCACGCCTGGTCAAAACAATGGAAGAGCTGGGGATAGGCCGTCCGAGTACGTATGCCCCTACGCTGGAAACCATTCAGAAGCGCGGCTATGTGGCAATTGAAGAGAAAAAGTTCATGCCGACTGAGCTTGGTGAGCTGATCATAGAGCAGATGGAACAGTTCTTCCCGGAAATTCTTGATGTGGAATTTACAGCCCACATGGAAGGTGATCTTGACCATGTGGAGGAAGGGGCAGAGGATTGGGTCAAAGTCCTGGCCGGCTTTTACGAATCCTTTGAGAAACGGCTGGAATTCGCCGAAGAGGAAATGAAAGAAATCGAGATTGAAGACGAGGTTTCAGATGAACTCTGCGAGAAATGCGGCAAGCCGATGGTCTATAAGCTCGGCCGGTTCGGTAAGTTCCTGGCTTGCTCCGGGTTCCCTGACTGCCGCAATACGAAGCCGATTGTGAAGGATATCGGGGTTACCTGTCCTAAATGCAATGAAGGCAAGGTAGTGGAACGCCGCAG
- the dprA gene encoding DNA-processing protein DprA has translation MDMRDLLFGLNEVEGIGWKSIDKIRKAGLLSDQAFNCRAEEWQQVGLSAKMSQRLAEEFHAGWVERRRLLMEESGAAMITVWDEEYPPMLKETAEPPWVLYYRGSLKLASQPGIAMVGTRVPTAYGRKIGEILAEQLSRAGLIVVSGLARGIDSVCHEAALSCGGSTIAVVATGLDTVYPPENRELEREISRKGLVLSEYPLGTKSHPGLFPQRNRIIAGLTLGTVVVEADSRSGSLITADAALEAGRDVFAVPGPVTSPKSRGALDLIKQGAKLVTGAEDIVEEYIAILPVKDVKKGGNLLLDPQYGDGLTEKKLTSEESHLYHILHQGPFSLDELLSRTNWDFGHLHSVLLSLIIKKAVTQLPGAIYKVI, from the coding sequence ATGGACATGCGTGATTTGTTATTCGGGCTGAATGAAGTGGAGGGGATTGGCTGGAAAAGCATCGACAAAATCCGCAAGGCGGGACTTTTGTCGGATCAGGCCTTTAATTGCCGGGCCGAAGAGTGGCAGCAGGTCGGATTATCCGCAAAAATGTCACAGCGGCTGGCTGAAGAGTTTCATGCCGGATGGGTCGAAAGGCGCCGTCTTTTAATGGAAGAAAGCGGTGCAGCCATGATTACTGTTTGGGATGAAGAATATCCTCCCATGCTGAAAGAGACAGCCGAACCGCCCTGGGTGCTTTACTACCGCGGGTCTCTGAAGCTTGCATCGCAGCCTGGAATCGCCATGGTGGGTACGCGTGTGCCAACTGCTTATGGCCGGAAGATCGGAGAGATACTGGCAGAGCAGCTCAGCCGGGCCGGTCTTATCGTAGTAAGCGGTCTGGCCCGGGGAATCGACAGCGTCTGTCATGAAGCGGCACTATCCTGCGGCGGGAGTACAATCGCTGTAGTCGCTACAGGACTCGACACTGTCTATCCGCCCGAGAACCGGGAGCTGGAACGGGAAATATCGCGTAAAGGCCTTGTACTCAGTGAATACCCGCTGGGTACCAAAAGCCATCCCGGACTATTTCCGCAGCGTAACCGGATAATCGCCGGACTTACGCTTGGGACGGTAGTTGTTGAAGCGGACAGCCGCAGCGGATCACTCATTACTGCCGATGCCGCCCTGGAGGCCGGAAGAGATGTGTTTGCCGTTCCCGGTCCGGTAACCTCGCCCAAAAGCCGGGGAGCGCTTGACCTGATCAAACAGGGGGCGAAACTCGTAACCGGCGCCGAAGATATAGTGGAAGAATACATAGCAATACTGCCTGTAAAGGATGTAAAAAAAGGCGGAAATCTCCTTTTAGATCCTCAGTACGGTGACGGGCTCACTGAAAAGAAATTGACAAGTGAGGAGTCTCACCTATACCATATACTGCATCAAGGCCCTTTTTCACTGGATGAGCTGCTATCCAGAACAAACTGGGATTTTGGACATTTGCATTCAGTTCTGTTATCTTTAATCATAAAAAAAGCGGTAACACAATTGCCGGGTGCAATTTATAAGGTCATTTAA
- the sucD gene encoding succinate--CoA ligase subunit alpha: protein MSILVDKNTKVITQGITGSTGLFHTKGALDYGTRMVGGVTPGKGGTSVNITLENGSEVSLPVYDTVVQAKAATGATASVIYVPPAFAADSIMEAVDAGLELVICITEGIPVLDMVKVSRYMEGKSTVLIGPNCPGVITPGECKIGIMPGYIHTPGYVGVVSRSGTLTYEAVHQLTERGIGQSSAVGIGGDPVKGSEFIDILKLFNEDPGTKAVIMIGEIGGTAEEEAALWIKENMTKPVVGFIGGVTAPPGKRMGHAGAIISGGKGTASEKIAVLESCGIKVAPTPAEMGSTLVSVLEERGILNAFTTH from the coding sequence ATGAGCATTCTTGTAGATAAAAATACGAAAGTCATCACACAGGGAATTACGGGCTCGACGGGCTTGTTCCATACCAAAGGCGCACTGGATTACGGGACCCGGATGGTGGGCGGCGTAACGCCGGGCAAAGGGGGGACCTCTGTCAACATTACACTCGAAAATGGAAGCGAGGTCAGCCTGCCGGTATATGATACGGTTGTTCAGGCTAAAGCAGCTACCGGTGCTACGGCCAGTGTTATTTATGTGCCGCCGGCGTTTGCTGCGGACTCCATCATGGAGGCAGTGGATGCCGGGCTGGAGCTCGTTATCTGTATTACAGAAGGTATTCCCGTGCTGGATATGGTCAAGGTATCGCGTTATATGGAAGGGAAGTCTACCGTACTTATCGGACCTAACTGTCCGGGTGTCATTACACCGGGAGAATGTAAGATCGGCATCATGCCGGGCTACATTCATACTCCCGGGTATGTAGGCGTAGTCTCCCGCAGCGGAACCCTGACCTATGAAGCGGTGCATCAGCTGACAGAACGCGGAATCGGACAGTCATCTGCTGTCGGAATCGGCGGAGACCCGGTCAAGGGCTCGGAATTTATTGATATCCTTAAGCTGTTTAATGAAGATCCCGGCACGAAGGCGGTTATTATGATCGGTGAGATCGGCGGAACGGCGGAGGAAGAGGCTGCGCTGTGGATCAAAGAGAACATGACCAAGCCTGTAGTCGGCTTTATCGGCGGCGTTACGGCACCTCCGGGCAAACGGATGGGCCATGCCGGTGCGATTATTTCCGGAGGTAAAGGCACTGCCAGCGAAAAAATCGCCGTGCTGGAGTCCTGTGGAATTAAAGTCGCCCCGACACCGGCTGAAATGGGCTCGACCCTGGTTAGTGTGCTGGAGGAGCGCGGCATTCTGAATGCTTTTACCACCCATTAA
- the sucC gene encoding ADP-forming succinate--CoA ligase subunit beta, whose protein sequence is MNIHEYQGKEVLKKYGVAVPNGKVAYTVEEAVEAAASLGTPVVVVKAQIHAGGRGKAGGVKVAKSLDEVRTYAGEILGKTLVTHQTGPEGKEVKRLLIEEGCQIAKEYYIGIVVDRSSGRVVMMASEEGGTEIEEVAATHPEKIFKEIIDPAVGLQTFQARKLAYSIAIPNELVNKAVKFMQALYLAFVDKDCSIAEINPLVVTADGNVMALDAKLNFDSNALFRHKDIQELRDLDEEDEKEIEASKFDLSYIALDGNIGCMVNGAGLAMATMDIIKYYGGEPANFLDVGGGATTEKVTEAFKIILSDDKVNGIFVNIFGGIMRCDVIAEGVVEAARQLGLTKPLVVRLEGTNVALGKQILAGSGLNIVAADSMADGARKIVSLV, encoded by the coding sequence ATGAATATCCACGAGTATCAGGGAAAAGAAGTACTTAAGAAGTACGGCGTAGCCGTACCGAACGGAAAAGTAGCTTATACAGTGGAGGAAGCAGTAGAAGCTGCAGCATCACTCGGTACACCGGTGGTGGTAGTGAAGGCTCAGATTCATGCAGGCGGAAGAGGGAAAGCCGGAGGGGTCAAGGTTGCCAAGTCGCTGGATGAGGTCCGCACCTATGCGGGAGAAATCCTTGGAAAGACGCTGGTTACCCATCAGACCGGACCGGAGGGCAAGGAAGTAAAACGGCTGCTCATCGAAGAGGGCTGCCAGATTGCCAAAGAATATTATATTGGAATTGTAGTAGACCGGAGTTCCGGCCGGGTGGTCATGATGGCCTCCGAAGAAGGCGGAACTGAAATTGAAGAGGTAGCGGCTACTCATCCGGAGAAGATTTTCAAGGAAATTATTGATCCGGCAGTAGGACTGCAGACCTTCCAGGCACGCAAGCTGGCGTACAGCATCGCTATTCCTAATGAACTGGTTAATAAAGCGGTCAAGTTCATGCAAGCGCTCTATTTGGCTTTTGTGGATAAAGATTGCTCGATTGCGGAGATTAACCCGCTGGTTGTTACCGCTGACGGAAATGTGATGGCGCTTGATGCCAAGCTGAATTTTGATTCCAACGCTTTGTTCCGCCACAAGGATATCCAAGAGCTCCGCGACCTAGATGAAGAGGACGAGAAGGAGATTGAAGCTTCCAAATTTGATCTGAGCTACATTGCCCTGGATGGCAATATCGGCTGTATGGTTAATGGTGCGGGACTGGCAATGGCGACGATGGACATTATTAAATATTACGGCGGCGAGCCGGCCAACTTCCTGGATGTAGGGGGCGGTGCGACGACCGAGAAGGTTACTGAAGCGTTCAAAATCATTTTGTCTGACGACAAGGTGAACGGCATCTTTGTCAATATTTTCGGCGGTATTATGCGCTGTGACGTTATTGCTGAAGGTGTAGTGGAAGCTGCCCGGCAGCTTGGGCTGACCAAACCGCTCGTTGTACGGCTTGAGGGGACCAATGTGGCGCTCGGCAAGCAGATTCTCGCCGGTTCCGGCCTGAATATCGTGGCAGCAGATTCCATGGCGGACGGTGCCCGTAAAATTGTTTCTCTTGTGTAA
- a CDS encoding MarR family transcriptional regulator, which translates to MQEPTTTPELMLDNQLCFTIYACSREFTKLYQPHLDKIGLTYSQYLVMIVLWEKQQCTVKELGEALFLDSGTLTPLLKRLQAAGLILRERSLQDERKVLISLTEKGWELKGEAVCIPAKMAEGAMLSAEEFVHLLGQFKDLLGRIHEANNNASK; encoded by the coding sequence ATGCAAGAACCCACAACTACCCCTGAGCTGATGCTTGATAATCAGCTGTGCTTTACGATCTACGCATGCTCGCGTGAATTTACGAAGCTGTACCAGCCTCATCTGGACAAAATCGGACTAACATATTCGCAGTACCTGGTCATGATTGTGCTGTGGGAGAAGCAGCAATGTACCGTCAAGGAGCTGGGCGAAGCCCTGTTTCTGGATTCAGGAACGCTGACTCCGCTGCTGAAGCGGCTGCAGGCCGCGGGACTTATTCTCCGTGAACGCTCCCTGCAGGATGAACGGAAGGTACTTATCTCGCTGACTGAAAAAGGCTGGGAGCTGAAAGGCGAAGCTGTCTGTATTCCGGCGAAGATGGCGGAAGGTGCGATGCTCTCGGCAGAGGAATTTGTCCATCTGCTGGGCCAGTTCAAGGATCTGCTTGGCCGGATTCATGAAGCAAATAACAATGCATCTAAATAG
- a CDS encoding organic hydroperoxide resistance protein produces the protein MMTIQQKMYETTVKAVGGRNGYIESESPKLNLTISTPREMGGAGGEGTNPEQLFAAGYSACFDSALNMVARLGKVKIEGSEVTATVSFGKVEDGGFGIAVKLDVLVKGVDRETAEKLVEAAHGACPYSRATRGNIAVEINVL, from the coding sequence ATGATGACTATCCAGCAAAAAATGTATGAAACTACTGTAAAAGCAGTCGGCGGAAGAAACGGATATATTGAGTCCGAAAGCCCTAAGCTGAACCTGACCATCAGCACTCCACGCGAAATGGGCGGAGCCGGCGGTGAGGGTACTAATCCGGAGCAGCTGTTTGCAGCCGGATATTCCGCCTGCTTTGACAGTGCACTAAACATGGTGGCCCGGCTTGGTAAAGTGAAAATTGAAGGCAGCGAAGTCACTGCTACCGTAAGCTTCGGTAAAGTGGAAGACGGCGGCTTCGGAATTGCTGTTAAGCTGGATGTACTGGTGAAGGGTGTCGACCGTGAAACAGCGGAGAAGCTGGTAGAAGCTGCACATGGCGCATGCCCTTATTCCCGCGCTACCCGCGGCAACATTGCAGTTGAGATCAATGTGCTTTAA
- a CDS encoding YifB family Mg chelatase-like AAA ATPase, whose product MYGKMHSACLYGIEGVIIGVEVDLSNGLPQTSIIGLPDSAIREAVERVRAAVKNCGYRYPQQRVTVNLAPADLRKEGSAFDLAIALGILTTSGQLIMPAAEELLLIGELALDGSLRPVTGVLPMVEAARRSGFRGVLVPRGNAAEAALISGMAVYAADHLRELPQPADRVKVLATGPAEQCEAQQHNPEVAAANGEHPATEPPLPFPVTVMESQADSGHSRQPIKALDLEHLRYIAEYNVRRVSIQTDGLMKEDYGDVLGQSHVKRALTIAAAGMHNIILVGPPGTGKTMMIKRLPGILPDLNDSESLEVTKIFSAAGKLTDTRSGLLRSRPFRAPHHTISAAGLIGGGSIPKPGEVSLAHRGVLFLDELPEFSRNVLEVLRQPLEDSEVTISRARAAFTFPARFLLACSMNPCSCGYLGNTGTQQRCTCSPAKIAQYRSRISGPLLDRIDMQVDVPRPADWNGQSPALSSAEMRKTVLGAQQIQAERYSKLPISWNSELSGAALRRYAELNKESSLLLNGILESLGLSMRAHDRIIKLARTIADLEGTAAISSAHLAEAVQYRNLDRQIVTEE is encoded by the coding sequence ATGTACGGAAAAATGCATAGTGCCTGTCTGTACGGCATTGAAGGTGTGATTATCGGAGTTGAGGTTGATCTATCCAACGGTTTGCCTCAAACCAGCATCATCGGTTTGCCTGACTCGGCCATCCGTGAAGCGGTGGAACGGGTGCGCGCAGCTGTCAAAAACTGCGGTTACCGTTATCCCCAGCAGCGGGTTACAGTTAATCTGGCTCCGGCCGATCTGCGTAAGGAGGGTTCGGCATTTGATCTGGCCATTGCGCTGGGCATTCTGACGACCAGCGGCCAGCTGATCATGCCGGCGGCTGAAGAGCTGCTGCTGATCGGTGAGCTCGCCCTGGACGGGAGTCTCAGGCCGGTGACCGGTGTGCTGCCGATGGTTGAAGCTGCCAGACGGTCTGGCTTCCGCGGAGTGCTGGTACCTCGCGGTAATGCGGCTGAAGCTGCGCTGATCAGCGGCATGGCTGTCTACGCAGCCGACCATCTGCGGGAGCTTCCGCAGCCTGCGGACAGGGTGAAGGTATTGGCTACCGGCCCGGCTGAACAGTGTGAAGCGCAGCAGCATAATCCGGAAGTTGCTGCAGCTAATGGAGAACATCCGGCCACTGAGCCGCCGCTCCCGTTTCCGGTAACCGTAATGGAGAGTCAGGCTGATTCCGGCCATAGCCGCCAGCCAATCAAGGCGCTTGATCTTGAGCATTTGCGGTATATCGCGGAATATAATGTCCGCAGGGTCTCTATCCAGACAGATGGATTAATGAAGGAGGACTATGGTGATGTGCTCGGTCAGAGTCATGTAAAGCGGGCATTGACGATAGCGGCTGCCGGTATGCACAATATAATCCTGGTAGGCCCGCCCGGGACAGGAAAAACCATGATGATCAAGCGGCTGCCGGGCATCCTGCCGGATCTGAATGACAGCGAGTCGCTGGAGGTCACCAAAATATTCAGTGCGGCCGGCAAGCTGACGGATACCCGCAGCGGGCTTTTGCGGAGCAGACCTTTCCGGGCACCGCATCATACCATTTCTGCGGCCGGGCTGATTGGCGGGGGAAGCATACCGAAGCCCGGTGAGGTCAGTCTGGCTCACCGGGGAGTTCTTTTTCTGGATGAGCTGCCTGAGTTCTCGCGTAATGTGCTTGAGGTGCTGCGGCAGCCGCTGGAGGATAGCGAGGTCACGATAAGCCGCGCCCGGGCTGCGTTCACCTTTCCGGCCCGTTTTTTGCTTGCCTGCTCCATGAATCCGTGCAGCTGCGGGTATCTGGGTAATACCGGGACCCAGCAGCGGTGTACCTGCAGCCCGGCAAAGATTGCCCAGTACCGGTCCCGGATCTCCGGTCCGCTGCTGGACCGGATTGATATGCAGGTAGATGTTCCACGTCCGGCTGACTGGAACGGGCAAAGCCCGGCTTTATCGTCAGCCGAGATGCGTAAGACAGTGTTAGGAGCGCAGCAGATCCAGGCGGAGCGTTACAGCAAGCTGCCGATTTCCTGGAACAGCGAGCTGTCCGGAGCTGCGCTCCGCCGCTATGCGGAATTGAATAAAGAGAGCAGCCTGCTGCTTAATGGGATACTGGAGAGTCTGGGTTTGAGCATGCGGGCCCATGACCGGATTATTAAGCTTGCCAGGACTATTGCTGATCTGGAAGGAACGGCTGCGATCAGCTCTGCCCATCTGGCAGAAGCGGTGCAGTACCGGAACCTGGACCGGCAGATCGTGACTGAGGAGTAA